The DNA window AAATGTGCGAGACCTGGAAAACGTCTTGGTCGAGGCCGTTGTGAGGGCTCGCGGACGGGTGCTCCTTTTGGACGAGATCGAAAGAACCTTGAGCATGAACGAGCCCTCTCCATCCTCCGTTCTCTCGCCCGCTTCCCTTAACGGCATCGAGAAGGAACATATTGAGAAGACCCTCAGCCAACTGGGATGGAATCGGACCCGGACGGCACAGGCCCTCGGCATCTCCATGCCCACCCTTCGGAGTAAAATCCGTAAATACGGAATTACCCCGCCAACCGACAGCGCATTTACTTAGAATGGGAGGGTCGCCCGCACGCGCCCTGTGAAAATACCTTTCCCCTCCTGAAAACTTCTTTCATGGTTTTCGTCTTTTCCCCCTTTCCCCCTCAAGGGATGAATAGAAAAATATGGAAACAATTTCGATAAGTTGTATCGTTTTTCAAGAACGATTTGCTCAGGCTGAAACCACGGCATGGTCCTTGCTCAATGGATACAAGCCATGGAGGCGACCATCGGCACAGCGATCCACAGCCTCAAAGGGAGGGAAAGGGTGCGCTGCCGATCTGTCGCGGCCCAGGCATTGCGGAAGGTCCTTCAATACGGTCAAAAGACGATCCCATGAGACGGATCTTCCTTATTACAAACCCCAGGGATGAAGGGCAAACAAAGGAGGAATGGACATGAAAATGAGAGGTATTGGAATCTTGGCGGCCCTGCTGGCGGCGGTTTTTCTGGTTCTGCCCGGGACCTATGCCCTGGCTGAAGAACCGATAACCATTGGCTGTCCCCTTTCGACGGCCTATCTTTACGGGTGGGATGCGGACCGGGCCATCCGGCTGGCGGTGGATGAGATCAACGCAAACGGGGGCGTCGACGTGGGAGGCGTCAAGCGGCCTTTCAAGGTGGAGGTGATGGACACCCGGGATCTGGAACCGGGCGTTCCAGTGAGCGAGGCCCTTCTGGCCGTTGAAAAACTGATCCTCGAAAAGAAGGCGGATTTCCTCGTGGGCGGTCCTGTCCGGTCCGAGGCGGCCCTTGCGGCCATGAGCCTGCTTTCCAAACACAAGAAGGTGTCGATTTTTACGACAGGCTTTTTGACCCCCAAATTTCACGCCATGGTGGCCAAGGACTATGACAAGTTCAAGTACTGCTTTCGTATCCATGGGGAAGCCGTGCAGCTGGTCAAGGAGATCATGGCCTGCTTCCAGGAAATCAAGGCCAAATATGGTCTGGATAAGGTCTTTATCATGGTGCAGGATGTGTCCCATGCCCGGGGCGGAGGGAAAGTCCTCGGCAAGGTGGCGGCCGACAAGGGATGGCAGGTCCTGGGTACGGAGATCTATCCCACCGGGACCACGGATTTTTCCATGGGCCTCATCAAGGCCAAAAAGGCCGGTGCTCAAATCCTCAACATCTGGATGGACATGCCGGAAAGTTCCATTCTCCTGAAACAATGGTATGACATGAAGGTGCCGGCCCTCCCCTTCGGTTCCACCCTGGCCGCTGCGGAACAGCCCGGCTTCTGGAAGGCCACCGAGGGAAAAGGGGAGTACACCCTTTGCAATGTGGTCAATGCCGGCAATGCCCCGAGCGAGGCCACGCCCTGGACCATGAAGTTTTACGATGCCTACACCAAGAAATGGGGCATCGAGCCCGAGGGCCTGGGCGCTTCCAGCAGCTATATGGCCATATATGTGCTCAAGGATGCCATTGAACGTGCGGAATCACTGGATCCCGATAAGGTCGTCGCTGCATTGGAGAAGACAGATATGATGGGCGTCTATGGTCGCATTCAATTCAGCCCCAAGGGCCATCAGATCATCCCGAGCTTTGACCCCAAGGAAGGGGCTGTTGGGAGCATCCTTCAGTGGCAGGATGGAAAAAGGGTCGTTGTCTTTCCCAAGTCGATTGCCAAGGGAGAGATCCAGTTGCCGCCATGGATGAAGAAGTAATTGAGAATTCGGGAATTTAGGGATTGAGGAATTCACGAATTGTTATCTGTGAAATCTGCGGTGCCCCATGAAATGCCTTTTGTGCGCTATTTCATCGGGGTAATCTGCGGATGGGATTGAGGAATGGATATTCTGATTTACGGCACCATCAACAGCATCGCCCTGGCCCTGATGGCCCTGGGGTTCGCCTTGGTCTACGGGATCAGCCGGGTCCCCAATTTCGCCCATGGGGCCATTTACGTGCTGAGCGGCTTCATCACGTGGACCTTTCTAAACAGTCTCGGTCTTCATTACGCGCTCAGCATCGTGATCACCATGGTCCTAATCGGGGCATTGGGGGCACTGCTCTATCAGTTTGTCCTGATCCGGGTCAGGGGGATGGCCATTTCCGAGATTATCGCATCCTACGCCATCGGTCTGGCCATCCTGGAAGGACTGCGGTGGGGCGGTTTCAAGGGGATGAGCTATACCCTTCCGCCCTTTATTGAGGGGAGCGTCATGATCGGCGGCATCCCGGTTGATTTTCAGCGGATCTTAGTGGTGGGGCTCGGCGCCCTGATTGTCCTGGGCCTCTGGGCCTTTACGCATTATACCCGGATCGGCCTGGCCCTGCGCGGCATGGCCCAGGATGAACGGGCCGCCCTCATGCTCGGGATCGACTCGGATCTGATGGCCGTGGTGGCCATGGCCATCGGCGCCATGCTGGCCGGCCTCGCAGGCGTCCTCCTCCTCCCCTTAGGCAACATCGTGGTGGAATCCGGGTATAATGTGCTTATCCTGGCCATTGCCGTGTGCATTGTGGGAGGACTCGGAAGTTGGATGGGTGCGGTCCTGGCCGCCTTTCTGATCGGCTTTGCCCAGATCCTGACAGTGGTCTATCTAGGAAGCCATTATCAGATGGTGGTCGCCCTGCTGGCCATCATCTTTACCCTCATCCTCAAGCCCTCCGGATTGTTCGGCATGCAAAAGGAACTGGAGGAAAGGGTGTGAGCAGCAGTGCCTAAAGTGCCTAAAGTGCCTAAAGTGAACTAAAATGTCTAAAGTTGCTTTTAATTATTTTGTCCTAAATTATTTTGCAATCAGTATGGGTAGGGAGTTACATGGGAAACAGTAAACAAAGTCGCAGGGAAAGGCTGGATCGGGGCATCAAGGTCCGGTCCGATGGGCTGTACGCCCTCATGTCGTGGCGGGAGCTGGCCTATCTCACCATGCCCAGGCTGGTGCTGATTGTGGGAATGCTGATCCTTCCCCTGGCGATGCCCGGGATGTACTGGGAACGGGTCATCACCATTGTCTGCATCTACGCCCTACTGGCCCTCAGTTTCGATTTTTTGGCCCACTATCTGGGCCTCGTGTGCCTGGGGGGGGCCTTCTTTGTGGGGGTCGGCGGGTATATCGCGGCCATCCTCAATACCTCTTTGGGGCTCCCTCCCATCGTGACCGTACCCGCGGCCACCCTGTTGGGCGCCGTGATCTGCACGGTCCTTCTCCTCCCCTGCCTTCCGTTGCGGGGCGTCTATTTTGCGATTGTGACGCTCATGTACCCGTTGGTCCTGGCCAGAATCATCGAGGCCCTGGATATCTTTGGGGGGACGGACGGCATCATGGGCGTGGACAGCTTCGCCAACCGGTGGCTGGAACAGTACGCCGTGATCGGCCTGGTCCTTTTGTTCCTCTTCGGGACCCGACGGCTGGTCAATGTGGACATCGGCCTGGTCTTCCGGGCGGTCAAAGACAATGACCAGGCGGTGCGGGCATCCGGGATGAACGTTTCCTTTTACAAGGCAATCGCCGTGTTCGTCGCATCGGCCATGGGATGCCTGAGCGGGGCCTGCCTGGTCCATATCTATATGTGGGCCGGCATCTCCCTCTTTGCCCTCGATTTTTCCATCCTCCCCATAGCGGCCACAGTCATCGGCGGCGCAGGCACCCTGGTGGGACCGGTATTGGGGTGCATCATTCTGGTCCCCATATCCGAACTGCTTCGGGAATTCGGGACCCTGCGCATCGTTTTTTATTCCCTGATACTGGTCGGCTTTGTGGTGTTTCGGAGCGAGGGAATCATGGTCTACGGTGAACGGAAGTATCATCAGTTCCAGAGGTGGGTCAACGTATGAGCGAAAAACCGATACTCGAAGCCAGGGAGCTCACCAAGGCATTCGGCGGCATCCTAGCCCTGAACCGCGTCAGCTTTGACGTGTATCCGGGGGAAATCCTGGGCATCATCGGTCCCAACGGTTCCGGGAAGACCACCCTGGTCAACTGTATCACCGGTTTCATCAAGATGACCTCCGGAAACGTCCGGTTCAAGGGAAAAGACATTACCCGGAAACCGGCCCACAAGATCGCGGATATGGGGGTCACCCGAACCTTTCAGGTTATGCGGCCCTATTACTCCCTTCCTGCTTACAAAAACCTGGTGATCCCGCTCTTTTCTCCGCGGGCCAGACGGACCGGCGGATGGAGGGGCGGGGGCAAGTTGGGAGATCGCAATACCGTCGGCATCGACATCTTGGAAGAGATCGGATTTGAGCGGGACTCCTACGTCCCCTACAAGATGGCCTCTACCCTTCCCACGGGATACCTGAAACGGCTGGAACTGGCCCGCTGCCTGGCTGTTAAGCCCGAGGTGATCTTGTGCGACGAGGTCTTCTCAGGACTCAGCATGAGCGAGATCGCCAGCATGGTCCCCCTTATTGAACGACTTCAGATGGACGGGATCACCCTCATTATGATCGAACACAGATTAAGAGAGCTGTTCCGTGTGGCCAACCGGGTAATGGTCCTCAACTTCGGCGAGAAACTCGTGGAGGGCACCTCTGACGAAGTAATGGCCGACAAGAGCGTCAAAGAGGCCTATTTCGGATCGGAAGAGGTGGAGGAGGTCATGACCTATGCTTGATGCAGCCGACCTGATGGTCTTCTACGAGAACATGCTGGCCCTCAACAACGTGCATATCAGGTGCAAGGATAAGGAGATCGTGGGGGTTTTCGGGGCCAACAGCGCGGGCAAATCCACCCTGATGTATACCATCTCCGGGATCATGGAGGATATCCGGAAAAAGGAGCTGATGGCGGGGGGTGAACGGATCACGGTCCTCGGGAATATCACTTACATGGGCGAAAATATCATGGGGCTCAAGCCGAGCCGGCGGGCCAGAAAAGGGATTGTTTTATGTCCCGAGCGGCGCAGGATATTCAGTGAGAGCAGCGTCCTTGAAAATCTCCGGATCGGCGGCTATTTGGCCACGCCGTCCCAGGCCAAAGCGACCCTGGATTATGTGTTTCGGTTGTTCCCGGCCCTGGAGCGGCTCAAGAAACGGATCGGCGGCTTTCTGAGCGGGGGCGAGCAGCAGATGCTGGCCATTGGCAGGGCGTTAATGGCCCAGCCCAAGCTCCTTCTCTTAGACGAACCGTTGATGGGCCTCAGCCCTTTGATACAGGCCACGCTGGTCCGAGCCACCCGGGTGATCCGGGATGAAACGTCCATTTCCATCATGGTGACGGAACAATATGCGAGGCCGGTTTTTCCGATCGTGGACTATGCCTTTATCCTCGAAAACGGGGCCGCCGTACTGGAAGGGACCCGGGAGGAATTGATGGACAATCCGGATGTCAGATCGGCCTATTTCGGGGTATGAGGGGAATTGAATATTGACGATTGAGGGATTGAGGAATTGAGGAATCAATAATGGACGCGGAATGCGGAGCTCGGAACGCGGAACAAAGAGAACTGAGAGGGGTGAGCAATGAGCATCTGTGAAATCTGCGCCTGCCCCATGAAACCCTCTTTTTTTGTTTCATCGGGGTAATCTGTGGGTGGGATTATCTGTGCAATAAAATCTCTGTGTCTCCATGTCTCTGTGTGAGGATTTTTTTCGAGGGATTATGAGCAGAAGCCAGGATGATTGGGAAAATGAGGTAACCTTTACCCGGTTCGACCGGATGAGCGAAAAATATCCGGACAGGACGGCCATTGTGTACCTGGGTGAACGGTTCACCTACGCGCAACTTCGGGACCTGAGCGAGCGCTTCGCCGGGGCACTGGCGGACATGGGGGTCAAGAAGGGCGATCGGGTCATGATCTATGTCTCCAATTGCGCCCAATGGGTGATCGCCTTTCTGGGCATCCAGAAGGTGGGGGCCGTGCTGGTGCCGGTTTCTCCCATCTACACATCGTTTGAAATCGAATATATGATCAAGGATGCGGGCGTGGAGACCGTCATATGCCTGGATACCAATTTCTGTTACATCCAGGAAACCTTCTCCACCACCGGGCTGAAACGTGCCATTGTGACCAATCTGGTGGATATCCTCCCTTTTTGGAAACGATATCTAGGCGTCCTCTTCGACAAGATACCCAATGGTAAGGTAGACAAGGACAAACGGGTCTATTCCTTCTCATCCCTTCTCAAACACGCGCCTCTCAAGGAGAAGGTCGAGCTGGACCCATGGAAAGACCTTGCCTATATTCTATTTACGGGGGGGACCACCGGCTTTCCCAAGGGGGTGCCGGGCAACCATATCGGGATGACCTCCTATGTCAACGATGTGACCGAAGACGTGGCCGGAAAATATCTAAAGGAGGGGGAGGATGTCTATATCGCGGTGAACCCCCTATTCCATATCATGGCACTGGGACTCTTCATGGCCCTCGGTCTGAACAAGGGGAATAAGACCGTGTTGATGCCCATGCCCCAGGTGGATGCCATTCTAGAATCCGTTCACCGCCATGGGGTCCGCTGGCTGTTAGGCGTGCCGGCCCTCTACCGGATGATACTGGAAAACGACCGTCTGGATCAATACGATCTGAGTTCGCTGAGATACTGCTATTGCGGGGGCGATATGCTTCCCCTGGAGGTCTTCAAGCGCTGGAAGGCCTATACCGGTTTTCCCATCTATCAGGTATACGGGTCGACCGAGGCGGGGCATGTGACCTACAGCCGCATCGACAGAGAACTCAAGCCGGGCGGCATCGGCCTTCCCCTCAAAAGCAGGGAGTGTATCGTGGTCGATCCGGAGACCCTGGAAAATGTGCCCCAGGGAGAAAGCGGCGAGCTTCTGGTGACCTCACCGTACACGGTGAAGATGTACTGGAACAAGCCGGACGAAACCGAACGGTCTTATGTGGATATCGACGGGAAGACCTATTATCGAATGGGCGATTTTGTAAAAGAGGACAAAGATGGGGAGCTGATCTATGTGGAGAGATCCGCGGACATCATCAAACATAAGGCCTATCGGGTTTCCGCATCCGAGGTGGAGGCCGTGCTTCAGAATCATCCCACGGTCATCGGGGCCTGCGTGGTCGGGATCCCTGACCCCAAGGTGGGGGAACGGATCAAGGCCATCGTGGTTCTCAAGGAAGACGCCCGGGGCGTGGGCGGCGCCGAACTGATCCGATGGTGCCGGGAACACCTGGCCTCTTACAAGGTACCGGGCTATATAGAATTCAGGGATATGCTTCCCAAGTCCAAGGTCGGCAAGCTGCTCAGGAGGGAAATCAGGGATGAGGAGCGCCGGCGGCTCCAAAAGGAAAAGAAAAAGCTATAAGGCATCGTTGTCTTGAAGCATTGATGAGATTCAAAAAGGAGCGTTCACATCATGGGGGAAAGCCCGCTGAAGCATACACGCATTCTGGCCGTGGACGACGAACCGGATGTCCTCGAAACCCTCAAGGAACAGCTTGAGGGGTATGAGGGCATCCTCATTGATACGGCGACCGATTACAACCATGCCTATCATCTGATCCGGTCCTGGACCTATGACCTCGTCATCCTCGATATTATGGGCGTTCGCGGATTCGATCTGCTCAACGCCTCGGTATCCCTCGGCTTCCCGACGGTTATGCTGACGGCGCACGCCCTGAGCCCGGAGGCCCTCAAAAAGTCCATTGAGATGGGGGCAAGGGCCTATATCCCCAAGGAGAAACTGGGTGAGATCGCCCCCTTTCTGGAGGATGTGCTCACTCTCAGCCACAAGCCCGGATGGCAAAGGCTCTTTAAACGGTTAGGGGGATTTTTCGACAGTGCCTTCGGGTCTGAATGGCAAAAAGATGAAAAATCCTTCTGGGAGCAGGTTCGATCGGGGCATTACGAACCCAAACCCATCATCTTTAAAAGTGGAACCCGCGCTACCCGCTGAAAGTGCTATACTAAAAACCCTCGCGCTTTCCTGATGCAACCCCGCCGTGCCCTTAACACCGCTGTCACGTCTTCGTCCTTTTCACTTGCCATGAATACCTGAATTCCTTATAGTCCAAGATTATCCGGGTACGTTGAACCCTTTTAAATGGAGGATGACATGGAAAAAATTGAGGTGATTGCGGCACGCGAGATATTGGATTCAAGGGGCAATCCCACAATAGAGGTGGAAGTGGGATTGAGCGACGGGAGTTTCGGGCGGGCGGCTGTCCCCTCGGGGGCTTCAACCGGCAAATTCGAGGCCGTGGAATTACGGGATAAGCGGAAAAAACGATACAACGGCAAGGGGGTTGAGGATGCGGTCAAGAACGTGAATGAGATCATCGCGCCCGTGCTCGTGGATATGGACGCCACGGATCAGCGTTTCATCGACAAGACCCTGATCGGGCTGGACGGGACCGCCAACAAGGGGAAGCTGGGGGCCAACGCCATCCTGGGAGTTTCCCTGGCCGTTGCAAGGGCGGCTGCGGATTCCCTGTACATCCCCCTCTACCGATATATCGGGGGAACCAACGCCTGCCGCCTCCCCATGCCGATGATGAATATCCTGAACGGCGGGGCCCATGCGGCCAACAACGTGAACATGCAGGAATTCATGATCATGCCGATCGGGGGAAAGACATTCAAGGATGCCCTGCGAATCGGCGCCGAGGTCTTCCATGCCCTGGCCGGCGTCTTGAAGAGCAAAGGGTTCAGCACCGCGGTGGGCGATGAGGGCGGATTTGCTCCCGACCTGAAATCGGACGAGGAGGCCATCGAGATGATCCTGGCCGGGATCAAGGCCGCGGGGTATAAGGCCGGAAAAGATGTGGTGCTGGCGTTGGACCCGGCCTCGTCCGAGTTTTACCAGAAAGGCAATTATGTCTTCAAAAAGTCGGACCAATCCGTGCGGAACGGCGGGGAGATGATCCG is part of the Deltaproteobacteria bacterium genome and encodes:
- a CDS encoding ABC transporter substrate-binding protein, yielding MKMRGIGILAALLAAVFLVLPGTYALAEEPITIGCPLSTAYLYGWDADRAIRLAVDEINANGGVDVGGVKRPFKVEVMDTRDLEPGVPVSEALLAVEKLILEKKADFLVGGPVRSEAALAAMSLLSKHKKVSIFTTGFLTPKFHAMVAKDYDKFKYCFRIHGEAVQLVKEIMACFQEIKAKYGLDKVFIMVQDVSHARGGGKVLGKVAADKGWQVLGTEIYPTGTTDFSMGLIKAKKAGAQILNIWMDMPESSILLKQWYDMKVPALPFGSTLAAAEQPGFWKATEGKGEYTLCNVVNAGNAPSEATPWTMKFYDAYTKKWGIEPEGLGASSSYMAIYVLKDAIERAESLDPDKVVAALEKTDMMGVYGRIQFSPKGHQIIPSFDPKEGAVGSILQWQDGKRVVVFPKSIAKGEIQLPPWMKK
- a CDS encoding branched-chain amino acid ABC transporter permease; amino-acid sequence: MDILIYGTINSIALALMALGFALVYGISRVPNFAHGAIYVLSGFITWTFLNSLGLHYALSIVITMVLIGALGALLYQFVLIRVRGMAISEIIASYAIGLAILEGLRWGGFKGMSYTLPPFIEGSVMIGGIPVDFQRILVVGLGALIVLGLWAFTHYTRIGLALRGMAQDERAALMLGIDSDLMAVVAMAIGAMLAGLAGVLLLPLGNIVVESGYNVLILAIAVCIVGGLGSWMGAVLAAFLIGFAQILTVVYLGSHYQMVVALLAIIFTLILKPSGLFGMQKELEERV
- a CDS encoding branched-chain amino acid ABC transporter permease — its product is MGNSKQSRRERLDRGIKVRSDGLYALMSWRELAYLTMPRLVLIVGMLILPLAMPGMYWERVITIVCIYALLALSFDFLAHYLGLVCLGGAFFVGVGGYIAAILNTSLGLPPIVTVPAATLLGAVICTVLLLPCLPLRGVYFAIVTLMYPLVLARIIEALDIFGGTDGIMGVDSFANRWLEQYAVIGLVLLFLFGTRRLVNVDIGLVFRAVKDNDQAVRASGMNVSFYKAIAVFVASAMGCLSGACLVHIYMWAGISLFALDFSILPIAATVIGGAGTLVGPVLGCIILVPISELLREFGTLRIVFYSLILVGFVVFRSEGIMVYGERKYHQFQRWVNV
- a CDS encoding ABC transporter ATP-binding protein, with the protein product MSEKPILEARELTKAFGGILALNRVSFDVYPGEILGIIGPNGSGKTTLVNCITGFIKMTSGNVRFKGKDITRKPAHKIADMGVTRTFQVMRPYYSLPAYKNLVIPLFSPRARRTGGWRGGGKLGDRNTVGIDILEEIGFERDSYVPYKMASTLPTGYLKRLELARCLAVKPEVILCDEVFSGLSMSEIASMVPLIERLQMDGITLIMIEHRLRELFRVANRVMVLNFGEKLVEGTSDEVMADKSVKEAYFGSEEVEEVMTYA
- a CDS encoding ABC transporter ATP-binding protein; protein product: MLDAADLMVFYENMLALNNVHIRCKDKEIVGVFGANSAGKSTLMYTISGIMEDIRKKELMAGGERITVLGNITYMGENIMGLKPSRRARKGIVLCPERRRIFSESSVLENLRIGGYLATPSQAKATLDYVFRLFPALERLKKRIGGFLSGGEQQMLAIGRALMAQPKLLLLDEPLMGLSPLIQATLVRATRVIRDETSISIMVTEQYARPVFPIVDYAFILENGAAVLEGTREELMDNPDVRSAYFGV
- a CDS encoding AMP-binding protein yields the protein MSRSQDDWENEVTFTRFDRMSEKYPDRTAIVYLGERFTYAQLRDLSERFAGALADMGVKKGDRVMIYVSNCAQWVIAFLGIQKVGAVLVPVSPIYTSFEIEYMIKDAGVETVICLDTNFCYIQETFSTTGLKRAIVTNLVDILPFWKRYLGVLFDKIPNGKVDKDKRVYSFSSLLKHAPLKEKVELDPWKDLAYILFTGGTTGFPKGVPGNHIGMTSYVNDVTEDVAGKYLKEGEDVYIAVNPLFHIMALGLFMALGLNKGNKTVLMPMPQVDAILESVHRHGVRWLLGVPALYRMILENDRLDQYDLSSLRYCYCGGDMLPLEVFKRWKAYTGFPIYQVYGSTEAGHVTYSRIDRELKPGGIGLPLKSRECIVVDPETLENVPQGESGELLVTSPYTVKMYWNKPDETERSYVDIDGKTYYRMGDFVKEDKDGELIYVERSADIIKHKAYRVSASEVEAVLQNHPTVIGACVVGIPDPKVGERIKAIVVLKEDARGVGGAELIRWCREHLASYKVPGYIEFRDMLPKSKVGKLLRREIRDEERRRLQKEKKKL
- a CDS encoding response regulator — encoded protein: MGESPLKHTRILAVDDEPDVLETLKEQLEGYEGILIDTATDYNHAYHLIRSWTYDLVILDIMGVRGFDLLNASVSLGFPTVMLTAHALSPEALKKSIEMGARAYIPKEKLGEIAPFLEDVLTLSHKPGWQRLFKRLGGFFDSAFGSEWQKDEKSFWEQVRSGHYEPKPIIFKSGTRATR
- the eno gene encoding phosphopyruvate hydratase, yielding MEKIEVIAAREILDSRGNPTIEVEVGLSDGSFGRAAVPSGASTGKFEAVELRDKRKKRYNGKGVEDAVKNVNEIIAPVLVDMDATDQRFIDKTLIGLDGTANKGKLGANAILGVSLAVARAAADSLYIPLYRYIGGTNACRLPMPMMNILNGGAHAANNVNMQEFMIMPIGGKTFKDALRIGAEVFHALAGVLKSKGFSTAVGDEGGFAPDLKSDEEAIEMILAGIKAAGYKAGKDVVLALDPASSEFYQKGNYVFKKSDQSVRNGGEMIRFYEDWVNRFPIHSIEDGLDENDWKHWKQMTEKLGDRIQIVGDDLFVTNTQRIAKGIKEKAANAVLIKLNQIGTLTETLDAIQMAHTVGWNAVVSHRSGETEDTFIADLAVAANTGQIKTGSLCRSERICKYNQLLRIEEELGGAALFGWESAK